A region of the Streptomyces durocortorensis genome:
ATCCGGACGTACTTCCCCAGCTCCGTGGTCCAGGTCATGCAGCGCGACGCGATCGACCGGCTCGGCCTGGCGGCGCTGCTGCTGGAGCCGGAGATGCTGGAGGCGGTCGAGGCGGACGTCCATCTCGTCGGCACCCTGCTCTCCCTCAACAAGGCCATGCCCGAGACGACGAAGGAGACCGCACGGGCCGTCGTCCGCAAGGTCGTCGAGGACCTGGAGAAGCGCCTGGAACACCGCACCCGGGCCGCCCTGACCGGGGCCTTGGACCGCTCGGCGCGGATCAGCCGGCCGCGCCACCGCGACATCGACTGGGACCGTACGATCCGGGCCAACCTGAAGAACTATCTGACGATCCCGGGACCGGACGGCACGGCGGCGACGGGCACGGTCGTGCCGGAGCGCCTCATCGGCTACGGACGTGCCTCCAGGGCCGTCAAGAAGGACATCGTCCTGTGCATCGACCAGTCGGGCTCGATGGCCGCCTCCGTCGTCTACGCCTCCGTGTTCGGCGCGGTGCTCGCCTCCATGCGCAGCCTCGCCACCCGGCTCGTCGTCTTCGACACGGCGGTCGTCGACCTCACGGACCAGCTCGACGACCCGGTGGACGTCCTCTTCGGTACCCAGCTCGGCGGTGGCACCGACATCAACCGGGCGCTCGCCTACTGCCAGTCGAAGATCACCCGCCCCGCGGACACCGTCGTCGTCCTCATCAGCGACCTCTACGAAGGCGGTATCCGCGACGAGATGCTCAAGCGGGTCGCGGCGATGAAGGCCTCCGGCGTGCAGTTCGTGACGCTGCTCGCGCTCTCCGACGAGGGGGCGCCCGCGTACGACCACGAGCACGCGGCGGCGCTCGGGGTGCTGGGCGCACCCGCGTTCGCCTGTACGCCGGATCTCTTCCCGGACGTCATGGCGGCGGCGATCGAGAAGAGGCCCCTGCCCATACCGGACAAGGAGACCCAAGAGTAACCAGGGGCTTGCGTGCCCCCACGGGCTCCTGCAAGCGTCGATCCGTCGCCACGGAGGGCGGCATTCCGCTGCTCCGGGGCCCGCTGCCCTCGACCACCGTTCTTTGCCCCACTGTCCTTTGTCTCACCGTCCATCGTCGAAGGATCTGGCATGCCCATGCTCAAGAATGCGCCGCACCACCGATCCACTCGACTCGCCTGCCCCTCCTCGCCCCTCCCGCCCCTCGCGGGTCTTCCGGCTCCCGGCGTCACCACCCGGGAGCCGGAAGGCTCAGGCAGATCCCATGCGGGGCATCACGCGAGGTCCCGGGCGAGATCCCGGGCAAGGTCTCCGGCAGGGTTCCGGACAGGGGCCGGATGACAGCCCTGGCCGGAACCCGAGCAGCCCGGCGGTGTCACGCGCCCCGGCACCCTCTGTGACCGTTATCACCGCTCAGGTGTGATCTGCGATTTAGGGTCACGCCGAGCGCGGGGATAACCTGCCGGATGGACATGCCGCGTACTCGGACACCGTGTGCGCCTCCCTAGTGACAGAGCAGTCACGTTGCCCTTCGCGGCACGCCCACGCAGAAGAACGAACCGCGATACCACTAAAAGGGACGGACGCGCGTGGACCTGTTCGAGTACCAGGCGAGGGACCTCTTCGCCAAGCACGGTGTACCGGTGCTGGCCGGTGAAGTCATCGACACGCCTGAGGCAGCCCGCGAGGCGACCGAGAAGCTGGGCGGCAAGTCTGTCGTCAAGGCGCAGGTGAAGGTCGGCGGCCGCGGCAAGGCCGGCGGTGTCAAGCTGGCCGCCGACGCCGACGAGGCGGTCGCCCGGGCGACCGACATTCTCGGCATGGACATCAAGGGCCACACGGTCCACAAGGTGATGATCGCCGAGCTGTCCCCGGAGATCGAGGCGGAGTACTACGTCTCGTACCTCCTCGACCGCACCAACCGCACCTTCCTGGCCATGGCCTCGGTGCAGGGCGGCATGGACATCGAGGAGGTCGCGGAGAAGACCCCCGAGGCCCTCGCGAAGGTCCCGGTCGACTCCAACTCCGGCGTCGACATCGTCAAGGCCCGCGAGATCGTGGCCCAGGCGAAGTTCCCGGCCGACGTGGCCGAGGGTGTCGCCGAGGCCATGGTGACCCTGTGGGAGACCTTCGTCGCCGAGGACGCCCTCCTCGTCGAGGTCAATCCGCTGGTGAAGACCAAGGACGGCCGCATCCTGGCGCTGGACGGCAAGGTCTCGCTCGACGAGAACGCCGACTTCCGCCAGCCGGGCCACGAGGCTCTTGAGGACAAGGACGCAGCCAACCCGCTTGAGGCTGCCGCCAAGGCCAAGAACCTCAACTACGTCAAGCTCGACGGCGAGGTCGGCATCATCGGTAACGGTGCCGGTCTGGTCATGTCGACCCTGGACGTCGTCGCGTACGCCGGCGAGAACCACGGCAACGTGAAGCCCGCCAACTTCCTCGACATCGGTGGCGGCGCCTCCGCCGAGGTCATGGCGAACGGCCTGGAGATCATCCTCGGCGACTCGGACGTCAAGTCCGTCTTCGTCAACGTCTTCGGTGGCATCACCGCCTGCGACGAGGTCGCCAACGGCATCGTGCAGGCGCTCGCGCTGCTTGAGTCCAAGGGCGAGAAGGTCGAGAAGCCGCTGGTCGTGCGTCTCGACGGCAACAACGCGGAGCTGGGTCGCAAGATCCTTTCCGACGCCAACCACCCGCTCGTGCAGCGCGTGGACACCATGGACGGCGCGGCCGACAAGGCCGCCGAGCTCGCCGCGGCTGCGAAGTAAGGAAGAGGGACTCAGACCACCATGGCTATCTTCCTCACCAAGGACAGCAAGGTCATCGTCCAGGGGATGACCGGCGCCACCGGCATGAAGCACACCAAGCTCATGCTGGCCGACGGCACCAACATCGTCGGCGGCGTGAACCCGCGCAAGGCCGGCACCTCCGTCGACTTCGACGGCACCGAGGTCCCGGTCTTCGGTTCCGTCAAGGAAGCGATGGAGAAGACGGGCGCGAACGTGTCCGTCCTCTTCGTGCCGCCGGCGTTCTCCAAGGCCGCCGTCGTCGAGGCGATCGACGCCGAGATCCCGCTCGCGGTCGTCATCACCGAGGGCATCGCCGTTCACGACTCCGCCGCCTTCTGGGCGTACGCGGGCGAGAAGGGCAACAAGACCCGGATCATCGGCCCGAACTGCCCGGGTCTCATCACCCCCGGCCAGTCCAACGCCGGCATCATCCCGGGCGACATCACCAAGCCCGGCCGCATCGGTCTCGTGTCCAAGTCCGGCACGCTGACCTACCAGATGATGTACGAGCTCCGTGACATCGGCTTCTCCTCCGCCGTCGGCATCGGTGGCGACCCGATCATCGGTACGACGCACATCGACGCCCTCGCGGCGTTCGAGGCGGACCCGGAGACCGACCTCATCGTGATGATCGGCGAGATCGGCGGCGACGCCGAGGAGCGTGCCGCCGACTTCATCGCGAAGAACGTCACGAAGCCGGTCGTCGGCTACGTCGCGGGCTTCACCGCCCCGGAGGGCAAGACCATGGGCCACGCGGGCGCCATCGTCTCCGGCTCCTCGGGCACCGCGCAGGCGAAGAAGGAGGCCCTTGAGGCCGCCGGCGTCAAGGTCGGCAAGACGCCGACCGAGACCGCCAAGCTGGCGCGCGAGATCCTCGGCGCCTGACTCAGGCGGCTGAGGCATCACAGCCACGCGTGAACGGCGCGGGCCCGCACCCCCTTTTCTCCACCAGGGGTGCGGGCCCGCGCCGTTCGCGTACACAGCTGTCGCACGGCTCACTTGGGCTGCGGGACCAGCCGTTCCGGACCGTGGGCCAGCTGCTCGCTCAGTGACTTCTGGAGCTTCAGGTCCTGTGCGGTGAGCTTCTGCGGACCACCGCGCGGTGGTACGCCCCCGACGCGTTCGGCGGGGGAGATCGGCTGCTCGTAGTGGGTCGGCGCGGTGTGCAGGGTCAGCCCTGTCACGCTGATGAGGAGGACGGCGCCCGCGATGGCGGCCTTCGTCCACAGCTTGGCCTTGTTCTCGCTGCCGGTGCGCACGGCACGGGCGGGCGGTGGTACGGGGACGTGCTCGGCGCGGGCGAGCCCGCCGAGCCGGTCGTGCAGCAGGGCGGACTGCTCGGCGGGCGATGCGGCCTCCGCCAGCTCGGGCAGCCGTTCCGCGACGGCGGCGCGGGCGGTCATCAGGCGGCCCGCCGCAGCCGGGGTGCTGGCCTCCGTCTCGGCCGCGGTCTCCGGGAGGTCCAGGCCGACCCCGTCGTACAGGAGCAGCGTGCGCCGATAGGCCGGGGGCAGGTCGAGCAGCGCGTCGAACAGCGCCCGCTTGCCCGGCTCGGTGGGCGGGGCGTCGGGGTGCCGGTGGACGCGGCGCAGCCGGTGCCAGGGGGACATCGCGTACTCGTATGCCGCCGCGCGCACCCACCCGACCGGATCGCGGTCGACGGCCACCTCGGGCCAGCGGTGCCAGGCTAGTTGGAAGGCGCGCTCCACGGACTCGCGGGCCAGGCTGCGGCGCCCGGTCAGGAGAAAGGTCTGCCGGACGAGGGCGGGCGCGGCGCCGGCGTACAGCTCGTCGAACGCTTCGGCGGGGGAGAGAGCGGGGGAGCGGGCGGGCGCGGGTTCGGGAACCGCGGGGTCGGGCTGCTCCTCGGGCGTGACCGCTCCAAGGGGCGTTTCCGCTGCTTCTGCCGTTTCCGTTTCCGCTGCTTCTGCTTCTGCTTCTGCTGTCGCTGTCGCTGTCGCTGTCGCTGCCGTTTCCGCTACCGCTGCCGCCTTCACTTCGGCTTCCGGCTCGGTTGGCGGTTTCGGCTGTGCCGTCGCCGGTGCCGCCTCGGGCGGTGACGGAGTTTCCGGGGCGATCAGCTTGGCGTACAGCGCGCGCTTGCGTCCGCGCGGGCTCGTGCGCCCCGTCTCCCAGGAGCGCACGGTGGCGCGCGTGACGCCGACCGCCGCCGCCACCTGATCCTCGCTCAACGACTTCGACTCACGCAGTCTGCGGCGCTCCTTGGGGGAGGGCAGCGGCGGCGCAGCGGCCTCATCGGTGGTGCTCCGGGTCATGGGTGCCCCCCGGCACCACCACACTGGGAGAAAAAGTACATAAACGTATATTGAGCGACACAACGGCTGTTCGCGCGTTACGCGAAATAAGCGCGTGTCGTTGGCAGCATGGGCCGCGTGACCCAAATGACGCAACGCAGTCCGAAGGCCCCGGCCGAGCGGAACCGCACCCTCGCCCTGGCTTCCGCCCTGGTGCGGGGCGCCGTCGCCGCGGGCCTCGGCCTCGGGTCGCTGACCGTGCTCGTCATGGTGATGTGGATCAGTTCCCCGTACCCGGACAGCGGACCCGGCGGGGCGCTGCGCGCCGGGGCCGGGGTCTGGTTGCTCGCGCACGGCGCCGGGCTCGTGCGGCCCGACACCCTGAACGGCGTGCCCGCCCCCGTCGGCGTGGTGCCGCTGCTGCTCGTGGCGGGCCCGGTCTGGCTGGCGCACCGGGCGGCGCGGGACGCGGCGGAGCCGGAGGAGGGGCGGGCGCGGCCCTCGCGGGCGGGGGCGTTCTGCGCGGTGACGGCGGGTTACCTCCTGGTCGTGGCGGGGGCGGCGGCCTATGCGCGGGCCGGTTCGCTGCGCGTCGAACCGGACACGCTGGCGTTCCCGGTGGCGTTCGTGGTGGCCGGTTCGGCGGTGGCCGGGGTGTGGACGGCGGCCGGGCGGCCGCTGGGTCCGCTGCCGTCCTGGTCGCCCCTGGTGCTTCAGGAGGCCGTCGCGCGGACGCTCTTCCGCAACCGGGCCGAGGCGGCGTGCCGGTCGGCCGCTGCGGGGGTGATGGTGCTGCTCGGCGGCGGGGCGCTGCTGGTCGCGGTGGCCCTCGGCCGGAACGCGATGGCGGCACAGGACGCGTTCCTGGCGCTCGCGGGCGACCGGCCGGGGCGGTTCGCCGTGTTCCTGCTGGCCGCCGCGCTCGTGCCGAACGCCGCGCTGTGGGGAGCGGCGTACGGGCTCGGGCCCGGCTTCTCGCTCGGTACGGGAGCCACCGCCACCCCGCTGGGCCTCGACGGCACCCCGGCGGTGCCCGGCTTCCCGCTGCTGGCGGCGGTGCCGGAACAGGGCCCGGGCTCCCTGCTGAGCGGGGCGGCCCTGGCGGTCCCGGTGGCGGCCGCGCTGGCCGTCGCCTGGTTCACCGTACGCGGGGCGGCCCCCGCCGAAGCCCCGCGCGACCGGGCCTGGACCCCGCGCGAGACGGTGCTGGTGACCCTGCTCGGCGCGCTGGGGTGCGGTGCCGGTACGGCGTTGCTCACAGCGGTCGCGGGCGGACCGCTCGGCACGGGGGTGCTCAGCGCGTTCGGGCCCGTGTGGTGGCTGACCGGTCCGGCGGCGCTGGTGTGGACGGCGGCCATCGGAGTACCGGCGGCCCTCCTGCTGCGGGCGTGGCGGCTGCGCACACCCGGGTGGGCCTGGCGCCGGGACGTACCGGAAGGGGACGCGGGGCGGGACCCGGAAGCGGATGCTCCGCCCACTCCCTCCGCTCCACCTGCGGCTGCGCTAGCCGCAGAGCAAGGTGCCGGGAAGAGGGCCGGGAAGAGCGGTCCCGGGGCGGAGGAAGGCGACGACGAGGAGGCCGTCGTCGTCATCGGCCGACCGCGCCGCTGGTGGGCGTCCTGGCGCAGGGGCAAAGGGACGGGGGACGAGGCCGTTCCGGCAGCTTCCTCCGTACAGGCCCCTGTACAGGCCCCTGTGCCGGCCCCCGGCGCGGCTCCCGGCGAGGCCCCCGAAGCGGCCTCCCGGGCGTCGGCGGCGTTCCAGCCCTACGACTTCCTGCCGACCGACCCCTGGCACGGGAACGAAGCCCGGCAGGCCCGGTGGGCCTCCCTCAAGCGGGACTCCGGCGGGCTGATGGCCGACTTCCCCGCGGGGGAGGCGGTGCGGAAGCCGACCACGACGGAGCCCGCCGGTCCGGCCAGTCCGGGCGGTCCGGAAGACCCGGCCGGTCCGGAAGACCCGGACTGGCCGGAAGGCCCGGGCGGCGCGGAAGGCCCGGAAGGAGCTACTCCTTGACGCCGAAGAACGGCTCCAGCGGCTTCGGCAGCTGATCGTTGCAGGACAGTGCGCCGGTCTTGGTCAGGGCGTCGTTCACGCACGTGTAGTAGTCGCGGTAGACGAGCTGCACGGTGAACGTCGTCAGCACGATGAGCAGGGCGAGCAGGGCCGTCACCAGTCCGCTGATCGCCGCCGTGGTCTGCTGCTTGCCGCTGACGCCCTGCGCGACCGTGGGCGCGGTCCCCGTGCCGCCCCCGGGAGCGGCCCCGGTCGTTCCCGTACCGCTGACGACGGCCGCGCGGTCCGCCGCGGAGGCGTCCTTCTTCGGCGGTGTGCGCAGCGCGCTGATCGCCCAGTAGACGGAGAGCGAGCCCAGAAGCAGGGCGATCTCCGGGAGGTCGAAGAGGGCGAAGAAGACGGCCCACATGCCGCCGAGCAGCGCGTAGCGGGCGCGCCGCTGCGCGGGGTCGGTGGGGTCCCAGCGCATTCCGCCGGGACCGCCGTCGGGTCCGCCCCTGCCCCCGGGGCCGCCGGAGCCGTTCCCGCCGGGGCGGCCGCCCCAGCCGCCGCTGCCCCGGCCGGGCTGCTTGCTGCTCCACTGGCTGCCCCACGCCGGCCGGTCGCCGGAGGAGCCGTCGCCGGAGCCGTCCCCTGATCCGTCGCCGGAGCCCTCGCCGCCGTTCCCGTTGCCCGGCCCGGAGGGGTGGCGCGGCTGCCAGGGCTGGTCCGGCCGGTCCGCGGGCGGCGCGGCGAACGGATTGTCGCGCTCCGGCTCGTCGGCCTCCGGCGAGGAGGACTGGCGTTCCCGCATCAGAAGGGCGGCCCGCTCGGGCAGCGGGAGGCGGAAGGCGGTGCGGCGGCGTCGGTCCGGCATGTGGTGAACGTCTTCCCCATCTCGTCATGTCCGCCCGGAGGACGGTTCGTCCGCCCGGAGGACCCGGTGGACGGTGAGCTGTCCCCTGACGCTACCTCCCGGTCACGCCCCCGTCCCGTGGGGGCCGTCGGGTGTGCCGGTATCGTTGCTGACGGTCGGCCCGTTCGTAGGGTTCCCCGTATCGGGCGAAGCGATTCTCTCGTACGACCCTACAAAGAGCATCCCCCGGTGCCGCCGCGCCTGTGTCACCACGTGGTCATCACGCGAGAAAGGGCCCCGACGTGGCCTCCCCGCCCCCCTCCTCCGTTCCCGCCCGGCTGGTCGTGCTGGTCTCCGGATCCGGTACGAATCTCCAGGCCCTGCTCGACGCCATCGGCGACGACCCGGCGGCGTACGGAGCGCAGATCGTCGCCGTCGGCGCGGACCGTGACGGGACCGGGGGGCTTGAGCGTGCCGCGCGGGCCGGCATCCCCACGTTCGTGTGCAAGCTCAAGGACCACGCGACCCGTGCCGAGTGGGACGAGGCGCTCGCCGCGCAGGTCGCCGCTCACCGCCCGGACCTCGTGGTCTCCGCGGGTTTCATGAAGATCGTCGGCCCGGCGTTCCTCGCCGCCTTCGGCGGCCGGACCGTCAACACCCACCCCGCCCTGCTGCCCAGCTTTCCCGGCGCGCACGGAGTGCGTGACGCACTCGCGTACGGCGTGAAGGTCACCGGCTGCACCGTCCACTTCGTCGACGACGGTGTCGACACCGGCCCGATCATCGCCCAGGGCGTGGTCGAGGTGACCGAAGAGGACACCCCGGAGGGCGAAGCCGCCCTCCACGAACGCATCAAGGAAGTCGAGCGCACGCTGCTCGTCGAGGCCGTGGGGCGGATCGCCCGTGACGGTCATCGCATTGAGGGACGAAAGGTTCATCTCGGTCATGTCGGTGAATAAGCCCATCCGCCGCGCCCTGGTCAGTGTCTACGACAAGACGGGGCTCGAAGACCTCGCCCGCGGTCTGCACGAGGCGGGCGTCGAGCTCGTCTCCACCGGCTCCACCGCCGGGAGGATCGCCGCCGCCGGGGTTCCGGTCACCAAGGTCGAGGAGCTCACCGGCTTCCCGGAGTGCCTGGACGGCCGCGTCAAGACGCTCCACCCCCGCGTCCACGCGGGCATCCTCGCGGACCTCCGCCTGGACGCCCACCGCGAGCAGCTCGCCGAGCTGGGAGTCGAGCCCTTCGACCTGGTGGTCGTGAACCTCTACCCGTTCAAGGCGACCGTCGCCTCGGGCGCCTCCGACGACGAGTGCGTCGAGCAGATCGACATCGGCGGCCCCTCCATGGTCCGCGCCGCCGCCAAGAACCACCCCTCGGTGGCCGTCGTCACCAGCCCGGAGCGGTACGCGGACGTCCTCGCGGCCGTCAAGGCGGGCGGCTTCGACCTGACCGCCCGCAAGCGGCTGGCCGCCGAGGCGTTCCAGCACACCGCCTCCTACGACGTGGCCGTCGCCTCCTGGTTCGCGGACGACTACGCGGCCGTCGGCGACTCGGGCCTCCCCGAGTTCCTCGGCGACACCTTCGCCCGCAAGAACGTCCTGCGCTACGGCGAGAACCCGCACCAGCCCGCCGCGCTCTACACCTCCGGCGAGGGCGGTCTCGCCGAGGCCGAGCAGCTGCACGGCAAGGAGATGTCCTACAACAACTACACGGACACCGACGCCGCCCGCCGCGCCGCCTACGACCACGCCGAGCCGTGCGTCGCGATCATCAAGCACGCCAACCCGTGCGGCATCGCCATCGCCGACGACATCGCCGAGGCGCACCGCAAGGCCCACGCCTGCGACCCGCTCTCCGCGTTCGGTGGCGTCATCGCCGTCAACCGGCCGGTGACCGTCGAGCTGGCCGAGCAGGTCGCGGAGATCTTCACCGAGGTCATCGTCGCCCCGGCGTACGAGGACGGCGCCGTCGAGGTGCTGGCCCGCAAGAAGAACATCCGGGTGCTGCGCGCCCCCGAGGCCCCGGCCGCCGCGTTCGAGGTCAAGCCGATCGACGGCGGCGCGCTGCTCCAGGTGACCGACCGCCTCCAGGCCGAGGGCGACGACCCGGCCAACTGGACGCTGGCCACCGGCGAGGCGCTCTCCGAGGCGGAGCTGAAGGAGCTGGCCTTCGCCTGGAAGGCGTGCCGCGCGGTCAAGTCCAACGCCATCCTCCTCGCCAGGGACGGCGCCTCGGTCGGCGTCGGCATGGGCCAGGTCAACCGCGTCGACTCCGCGAAGCTCGCCGTCGAGCGGGCGGGCGAGGAGCGGGCGGCCGGTGCCTACGCCGCCTCCGACGCGTTCTTCCCGTTCCCCGACGGCCTGGAGATCCTCACCGCCGCCGGTATCAAGGCCGTCGTCCAGCCCGGCGGCTCCGTCCGCGACGAGCTGGTGATCGAGGCCGCGCAGAAGGCGGGCGTCACCATGTACTTCACCGGGACGCGCCACTTCTTCCACTGACCGGCAGCTGTACGTTCCTGACCGGCACCTGTACGTTC
Encoded here:
- a CDS encoding helix-turn-helix domain-containing protein; the protein is MTRSTTDEAAAPPLPSPKERRRLRESKSLSEDQVAAAVGVTRATVRSWETGRTSPRGRKRALYAKLIAPETPSPPEAAPATAQPKPPTEPEAEVKAAAVAETAATATATATAEAEAEAAETETAEAAETPLGAVTPEEQPDPAVPEPAPARSPALSPAEAFDELYAGAAPALVRQTFLLTGRRSLARESVERAFQLAWHRWPEVAVDRDPVGWVRAAAYEYAMSPWHRLRRVHRHPDAPPTEPGKRALFDALLDLPPAYRRTLLLYDGVGLDLPETAAETEASTPAAAGRLMTARAAVAERLPELAEAASPAEQSALLHDRLGGLARAEHVPVPPPARAVRTGSENKAKLWTKAAIAGAVLLISVTGLTLHTAPTHYEQPISPAERVGGVPPRGGPQKLTAQDLKLQKSLSEQLAHGPERLVPQPK
- the purH gene encoding bifunctional phosphoribosylaminoimidazolecarboxamide formyltransferase/IMP cyclohydrolase gives rise to the protein MSVNKPIRRALVSVYDKTGLEDLARGLHEAGVELVSTGSTAGRIAAAGVPVTKVEELTGFPECLDGRVKTLHPRVHAGILADLRLDAHREQLAELGVEPFDLVVVNLYPFKATVASGASDDECVEQIDIGGPSMVRAAAKNHPSVAVVTSPERYADVLAAVKAGGFDLTARKRLAAEAFQHTASYDVAVASWFADDYAAVGDSGLPEFLGDTFARKNVLRYGENPHQPAALYTSGEGGLAEAEQLHGKEMSYNNYTDTDAARRAAYDHAEPCVAIIKHANPCGIAIADDIAEAHRKAHACDPLSAFGGVIAVNRPVTVELAEQVAEIFTEVIVAPAYEDGAVEVLARKKNIRVLRAPEAPAAAFEVKPIDGGALLQVTDRLQAEGDDPANWTLATGEALSEAELKELAFAWKACRAVKSNAILLARDGASVGVGMGQVNRVDSAKLAVERAGEERAAGAYAASDAFFPFPDGLEILTAAGIKAVVQPGGSVRDELVIEAAQKAGVTMYFTGTRHFFH
- a CDS encoding VWA domain-containing protein, with the translated sequence MGTSTGVGTDAAIGTTTTTKVKERAEETVDRTTPGARHPDDGERLRRWRLVLGADSTDSTGRALSGQDAAMDSALNALYGEGAGKKQGGRGGGRSAGLGASAPSVARWLGDIRTYFPSSVVQVMQRDAIDRLGLAALLLEPEMLEAVEADVHLVGTLLSLNKAMPETTKETARAVVRKVVEDLEKRLEHRTRAALTGALDRSARISRPRHRDIDWDRTIRANLKNYLTIPGPDGTAATGTVVPERLIGYGRASRAVKKDIVLCIDQSGSMAASVVYASVFGAVLASMRSLATRLVVFDTAVVDLTDQLDDPVDVLFGTQLGGGTDINRALAYCQSKITRPADTVVVLISDLYEGGIRDEMLKRVAAMKASGVQFVTLLALSDEGAPAYDHEHAAALGVLGAPAFACTPDLFPDVMAAAIEKRPLPIPDKETQE
- the sucD gene encoding succinate--CoA ligase subunit alpha, translated to MAIFLTKDSKVIVQGMTGATGMKHTKLMLADGTNIVGGVNPRKAGTSVDFDGTEVPVFGSVKEAMEKTGANVSVLFVPPAFSKAAVVEAIDAEIPLAVVITEGIAVHDSAAFWAYAGEKGNKTRIIGPNCPGLITPGQSNAGIIPGDITKPGRIGLVSKSGTLTYQMMYELRDIGFSSAVGIGGDPIIGTTHIDALAAFEADPETDLIVMIGEIGGDAEERAADFIAKNVTKPVVGYVAGFTAPEGKTMGHAGAIVSGSSGTAQAKKEALEAAGVKVGKTPTETAKLAREILGA
- the sucC gene encoding ADP-forming succinate--CoA ligase subunit beta, whose protein sequence is MDLFEYQARDLFAKHGVPVLAGEVIDTPEAAREATEKLGGKSVVKAQVKVGGRGKAGGVKLAADADEAVARATDILGMDIKGHTVHKVMIAELSPEIEAEYYVSYLLDRTNRTFLAMASVQGGMDIEEVAEKTPEALAKVPVDSNSGVDIVKAREIVAQAKFPADVAEGVAEAMVTLWETFVAEDALLVEVNPLVKTKDGRILALDGKVSLDENADFRQPGHEALEDKDAANPLEAAAKAKNLNYVKLDGEVGIIGNGAGLVMSTLDVVAYAGENHGNVKPANFLDIGGGASAEVMANGLEIILGDSDVKSVFVNVFGGITACDEVANGIVQALALLESKGEKVEKPLVVRLDGNNAELGRKILSDANHPLVQRVDTMDGAADKAAELAAAAK
- a CDS encoding cell division protein PerM gives rise to the protein MTQRSPKAPAERNRTLALASALVRGAVAAGLGLGSLTVLVMVMWISSPYPDSGPGGALRAGAGVWLLAHGAGLVRPDTLNGVPAPVGVVPLLLVAGPVWLAHRAARDAAEPEEGRARPSRAGAFCAVTAGYLLVVAGAAAYARAGSLRVEPDTLAFPVAFVVAGSAVAGVWTAAGRPLGPLPSWSPLVLQEAVARTLFRNRAEAACRSAAAGVMVLLGGGALLVAVALGRNAMAAQDAFLALAGDRPGRFAVFLLAAALVPNAALWGAAYGLGPGFSLGTGATATPLGLDGTPAVPGFPLLAAVPEQGPGSLLSGAALAVPVAAALAVAWFTVRGAAPAEAPRDRAWTPRETVLVTLLGALGCGAGTALLTAVAGGPLGTGVLSAFGPVWWLTGPAALVWTAAIGVPAALLLRAWRLRTPGWAWRRDVPEGDAGRDPEADAPPTPSAPPAAALAAEQGAGKRAGKSGPGAEEGDDEEAVVVIGRPRRWWASWRRGKGTGDEAVPAASSVQAPVQAPVPAPGAAPGEAPEAASRASAAFQPYDFLPTDPWHGNEARQARWASLKRDSGGLMADFPAGEAVRKPTTTEPAGPASPGGPEDPAGPEDPDWPEGPGGAEGPEGATP
- the purN gene encoding phosphoribosylglycinamide formyltransferase, yielding MASPPPSSVPARLVVLVSGSGTNLQALLDAIGDDPAAYGAQIVAVGADRDGTGGLERAARAGIPTFVCKLKDHATRAEWDEALAAQVAAHRPDLVVSAGFMKIVGPAFLAAFGGRTVNTHPALLPSFPGAHGVRDALAYGVKVTGCTVHFVDDGVDTGPIIAQGVVEVTEEDTPEGEAALHERIKEVERTLLVEAVGRIARDGHRIEGRKVHLGHVGE